The proteins below come from a single Caulobacter segnis ATCC 21756 genomic window:
- a CDS encoding DUF3857 domain-containing protein, translated as MSDRGVLSFPLTAVAALSALALAGAARADEKPSYGPPAKWVQVADIPAPPVDDQPPSAQLLLNDNQSLHDTAGSAFYNRRIVKVLKPEGLQSGSRSITWDPVRDKITLHTLAIIRNGQRIDLLNQGQDVLVLRREKNLERAMLDGRMTASVQIKDLQVGDIVDWAYTQEHTEALLGGRTSDFEAMAWSGVASRYRVRLLWADGTPLTWRVTTGFPQPKVSKTGKTNELLVDLTDAKSPKPPIGAPMRFLRPGMLEATTYTGWDDISRRMAPLYAKASELSADSSLRPEIAQIAAASADPKVRAFKALQLVEDKTRYLFLGMGDGGYKPASVDETWSRRFGDCKGKTVLLLTVLRELGVEAEPVLVSTNGGDGLDARLPSAALFNHVLVRARIDGKSYWLDGTRSGDVGAIDDLRPPPFRWALPVRASGAAIEEIVQKPLDRPDTEGLIRIDASGGLDKPAPTVMTTTLRGEGGLGLARALRVAPRADLERSLKQQFSSSNSWLTIEKIDFDVTPQGVARIVISGVADMEWRLNDDVGALEYKLPGSGSGSVKAFPRREPGPNADAPYATAFPVYSSAVIEVVLPNQGGGFSVKGPNWSGRVANVEVSRTAELRDGVARFTQSSRSIGRELPFADVEEANKAARRLAGEVQIVRAPKGS; from the coding sequence GTGTCGGATCGTGGCGTTTTGAGCTTTCCCCTGACGGCCGTCGCCGCCTTATCCGCCCTGGCGTTGGCTGGCGCCGCCCGAGCCGACGAGAAGCCCAGCTACGGTCCGCCCGCGAAGTGGGTTCAGGTCGCTGATATTCCCGCGCCGCCGGTCGACGACCAGCCGCCCTCCGCGCAACTCTTGCTGAACGACAACCAGTCCCTGCACGACACCGCCGGCTCGGCCTTCTACAACCGTCGCATCGTGAAGGTGCTGAAGCCCGAGGGGCTGCAAAGCGGATCGCGCTCGATCACCTGGGATCCCGTCCGCGACAAGATCACCCTCCACACCCTCGCCATCATCCGCAACGGTCAACGGATAGACCTCCTGAACCAGGGCCAGGACGTGCTGGTCCTTCGCCGTGAAAAGAACTTGGAGCGGGCGATGCTGGATGGGCGGATGACCGCCTCGGTCCAGATCAAGGATCTTCAGGTCGGCGACATCGTCGACTGGGCCTACACCCAGGAGCACACGGAAGCGCTGCTGGGAGGCCGCACCAGTGACTTCGAGGCGATGGCCTGGAGCGGCGTGGCCAGCCGCTATCGGGTCCGCCTTCTGTGGGCCGACGGAACGCCCCTGACCTGGCGGGTCACCACGGGCTTCCCACAGCCCAAGGTCAGCAAGACGGGCAAGACGAACGAACTGCTGGTCGATCTCACGGACGCCAAGTCGCCCAAGCCGCCGATCGGCGCGCCGATGCGCTTCCTGCGCCCAGGCATGCTTGAGGCGACGACCTACACCGGCTGGGACGACATCTCGCGTCGCATGGCGCCGCTGTACGCCAAGGCCTCCGAGCTGTCGGCCGACTCGTCATTGCGGCCCGAGATCGCCCAGATCGCCGCCGCCAGCGCCGATCCCAAGGTGCGGGCCTTCAAGGCTCTTCAGCTTGTCGAGGACAAGACCCGCTATCTGTTCCTGGGCATGGGCGACGGCGGCTACAAGCCCGCTTCTGTCGACGAGACCTGGTCGCGGCGCTTTGGCGACTGCAAGGGCAAGACAGTGCTGCTCCTGACGGTCCTACGGGAGCTGGGCGTCGAGGCCGAGCCGGTGCTGGTGTCGACGAACGGTGGTGACGGGCTCGATGCGCGGCTGCCTTCCGCGGCCCTGTTCAACCATGTGCTCGTCCGCGCCCGCATCGACGGCAAAAGCTACTGGCTGGACGGGACGCGCTCAGGAGACGTGGGCGCCATCGATGATCTTCGGCCGCCGCCTTTCCGTTGGGCCCTGCCTGTCCGGGCGAGCGGCGCCGCCATCGAAGAGATCGTGCAGAAGCCGCTCGACAGACCTGACACGGAGGGGCTGATCCGCATCGACGCGTCCGGCGGTCTCGACAAGCCCGCGCCGACGGTCATGACCACGACCCTGCGCGGCGAGGGGGGACTGGGCCTGGCGCGCGCGTTGCGCGTTGCGCCGCGCGCGGACCTCGAGCGCTCCCTGAAGCAGCAATTCTCCAGCAGCAACAGCTGGCTGACGATCGAGAAGATCGATTTCGACGTGACCCCTCAAGGCGTCGCCCGCATCGTGATCAGCGGCGTCGCCGACATGGAATGGCGGTTGAACGACGATGTCGGCGCGCTGGAATACAAGCTGCCGGGGTCCGGTTCCGGATCGGTCAAAGCGTTCCCGCGACGAGAGCCGGGGCCCAATGCCGACGCACCCTACGCCACGGCCTTTCCGGTCTATTCAAGCGCGGTGATCGAAGTGGTTCTGCCAAACCAGGGCGGCGGCTTTTCCGTGAAGGGCCCGAACTGGTCCGGGCGGGTGGCCAATGTCGAGGTCAGCCGGACAGCTGAGCTGCGCGACGGCGTGGCGCGGTTCACGCAGTCCAGTCGGAGCATTGGCCGCGAACTGCCTTTCGCCGATGTCGAGGAGGCCAACAAGGCCGCCCGGCGTCTTGCCGGCGAAGTCCAGATCGTACGCGCGCCGAAGGGCTCATGA
- the rpsA gene encoding 30S ribosomal protein S1, producing the protein MADDMSFNPTRDDFEALLNDSMGGRDFAEGTVVKGKVVGIEKDFAIIDVGLKTEGRVQLKEFGVDEAGKPTVKAGDTVEVFLERLENAMGEAVISREKAKREEAWTRLEGVYARNEPVMGAIVGRVKGGFTVDLGGASAFLPGSQVDIRPVRDVGPLMGKEQPFAILKMDRPRGNIVVSRRAILEEARAEQRTELVSQLQEGEIREGVVKNITDYGAFVDLGGIDGLLHVTDMSWKRVNHPSQVLAVGDTVKVQIVKINPDTQRISLGMKQLQSDPWDGVEAKYPVGAKFTGRITNITDYGAFVELEAGVEGLVHVSEMSWTKKNVHPGKIVSTSQEVDVVVLDVDPSKRRVSLGLKQALANPWEAFLEAHPVGSTVEGEVKNATEFGLFVGLDNDIDGMVHLSDIDWSVPGEEAMARYKKGDVVKAKVLDVDVEKERISLGIKQLAGDPMSGDTYRKGQTVTVTVTEVTSGGIEVRFGEDDAPMSAFIRKSDLSRDRQEQRPERFAVGDRIDAQITNLDKAARRVSLSIKSLEMAEEKEAIEQFGSSDSGASLGDILGAALRERANKE; encoded by the coding sequence ATGGCTGACGATATGAGCTTCAACCCGACGCGCGACGATTTCGAAGCGCTCCTCAACGACTCGATGGGCGGCCGTGACTTCGCCGAAGGCACCGTCGTCAAAGGCAAGGTCGTCGGGATCGAAAAGGACTTCGCCATCATCGACGTCGGTCTGAAGACCGAAGGCCGCGTCCAGCTGAAGGAATTCGGCGTCGACGAAGCCGGCAAGCCGACCGTGAAGGCTGGCGACACCGTCGAAGTGTTCCTGGAACGCCTCGAAAACGCGATGGGCGAAGCGGTCATCAGCCGCGAGAAGGCCAAGCGCGAAGAAGCCTGGACCCGTCTGGAAGGCGTCTACGCCCGCAACGAGCCCGTCATGGGCGCGATCGTCGGCCGCGTGAAGGGTGGCTTCACCGTCGACCTGGGCGGCGCCTCGGCCTTCCTGCCGGGCTCGCAAGTCGACATCCGTCCGGTCCGCGACGTCGGCCCGCTGATGGGCAAGGAACAGCCCTTCGCCATCCTGAAGATGGACCGTCCGCGCGGCAACATCGTCGTCTCGCGTCGCGCCATCCTGGAAGAAGCCCGCGCCGAGCAGCGCACCGAACTGGTGTCGCAGCTGCAAGAGGGTGAAATCCGCGAAGGCGTCGTCAAGAACATCACCGACTACGGTGCGTTCGTCGACCTGGGCGGCATCGACGGCCTGCTGCACGTCACCGACATGAGCTGGAAGCGCGTCAACCACCCGAGCCAAGTGCTCGCCGTGGGCGACACCGTGAAGGTCCAGATCGTGAAGATCAACCCGGACACCCAGCGCATCAGCCTCGGCATGAAGCAGCTGCAGTCGGATCCGTGGGACGGCGTTGAAGCCAAGTACCCGGTCGGCGCCAAGTTCACGGGCCGCATCACCAACATCACCGACTACGGCGCCTTCGTGGAGCTGGAAGCCGGCGTTGAAGGCCTGGTGCACGTCTCGGAAATGTCCTGGACCAAGAAGAACGTCCACCCCGGCAAGATCGTCTCGACCTCGCAAGAAGTCGACGTGGTGGTGCTGGACGTCGATCCGTCCAAGCGTCGCGTCTCGCTGGGCCTGAAGCAGGCTCTGGCCAACCCGTGGGAAGCCTTCCTGGAAGCGCACCCGGTCGGTTCGACCGTCGAAGGCGAAGTCAAGAACGCGACCGAATTCGGTCTGTTCGTCGGCCTCGACAACGACATCGACGGCATGGTGCACCTGTCGGACATCGACTGGAGCGTCCCGGGCGAAGAAGCCATGGCGCGCTACAAGAAGGGCGACGTGGTCAAGGCGAAGGTTCTCGACGTCGACGTCGAGAAGGAACGCATCTCGCTGGGCATCAAGCAGCTGGCTGGCGACCCGATGTCGGGCGACACCTACCGCAAGGGCCAGACGGTGACTGTCACCGTCACGGAAGTGACCTCGGGCGGCATCGAAGTCCGCTTCGGTGAAGACGACGCTCCGATGTCGGCCTTCATCCGCAAGTCGGACCTGTCGCGCGACCGTCAAGAGCAACGTCCGGAGCGCTTCGCCGTCGGCGATCGCATCGACGCTCAGATCACCAACCTGGACAAGGCCGCGCGCCGCGTCTCGTTGTCGATCAAGTCGCTGGAAATGGCCGAAGAGAAGGAAGCCATCGAGCAGTTCGGCTCGTCGGACTCCGGCGCTTCGCTGGGCGACATCCTGGGCGCCGCTCTGCGCGAGCGCGCCAACAAGGAATAA
- the cmk gene encoding (d)CMP kinase, which translates to MAFVIAVDGPAASGKGTIAGRLAALYGYPLLDTGLLYRAVGVGVLASAGDLDDPIAAQAVARALDLSDLDRAEVRTRAAGEAASRVAVHPGVRAALFDLQRDFTKRQPGSVVDGRDIGTVIAPHAPAKLYVTARPEVRAERRWKQLVGQGEAVDFEDILADIHKRDARDGGRKDAPMTQAPDAVLLDTSEMTIEQAFDAARRIVEDARARHRL; encoded by the coding sequence ATGGCCTTCGTGATCGCCGTCGACGGACCGGCCGCATCCGGCAAGGGAACGATCGCCGGGCGCTTGGCCGCGCTCTATGGCTATCCGCTGCTGGATACAGGTCTGCTCTACCGGGCGGTGGGTGTCGGCGTGCTGGCCAGCGCGGGCGACCTTGACGACCCAATCGCGGCCCAGGCCGTCGCGAGGGCGCTCGACCTTTCCGACCTTGATCGCGCCGAGGTGCGGACGCGCGCCGCCGGGGAAGCCGCCAGCCGGGTCGCCGTGCACCCCGGCGTTCGCGCCGCCCTGTTCGACTTGCAGCGCGACTTCACCAAGCGGCAGCCGGGTTCGGTGGTCGACGGCCGCGACATCGGCACGGTCATCGCGCCGCACGCCCCGGCCAAGCTCTATGTCACGGCCCGTCCCGAGGTCCGCGCGGAGCGGCGTTGGAAGCAACTGGTCGGGCAGGGCGAGGCGGTCGATTTCGAGGATATCCTGGCCGACATCCACAAGCGGGACGCGCGGGACGGCGGTCGCAAGGACGCCCCGATGACGCAGGCGCCCGACGCCGTCTTGCTCGATACGTCGGAAATGACTATAGAGCAGGCCTTCGATGCGGCCCGCCGTATCGTCGAGGACGCGCGCGCCCGTCACCGGCTCTAG
- the aroA gene encoding 3-phosphoshikimate 1-carboxyvinyltransferase, which yields MSSAGLKSAPGGALRGIVRAPGDKSISHRSMILGALATGTTTVEGLLEGDDVLATARAMQAFGARVEQEGVGRWRIEGQGGFSEPSDVIDCGNAGTGVRLIMGAAAGFPMCATFTGDSSLRGRPMGRVLDPLARMGATWLGRDKGRLPLTLKGGNLRGLNYTLPMASAQVKSAVLLAGLHAEGGVEVIEPEATRDHTERMLRAFGAEVIVEDRVVGEKTIRHIRLPESQKLTGTHVAVPGDPSSAAFPLVAGLIVPGSEVTVEGVMLNELRTGLFTTLREMGADLVISNRRMSSGEEVGDITARHSKLKGVVVPPERAPAMIDEYPILAIAAAFAEGDTVMRGVGEMRVKESDRIALTAAGLEACGVDVEEEPEGFIVHGTGQPPRGGATVETHGDHRIAMSHLILGMAAQAPVAVDEPGMIATSFPGFADLMRGLGATLAEA from the coding sequence ATGTCGTCGGCTGGATTGAAGAGCGCCCCCGGAGGCGCTCTGCGAGGGATCGTGCGCGCTCCGGGAGACAAGTCCATTTCCCACCGTTCGATGATCCTGGGCGCGCTCGCGACCGGGACCACGACGGTCGAAGGGCTGCTCGAGGGCGACGACGTCCTCGCCACCGCCCGGGCCATGCAGGCCTTTGGGGCGCGGGTCGAACAGGAGGGTGTCGGTCGCTGGCGCATCGAGGGCCAGGGCGGCTTCTCCGAGCCCTCGGACGTGATCGACTGCGGTAACGCCGGCACGGGCGTTCGTCTGATCATGGGCGCGGCGGCGGGTTTCCCGATGTGCGCCACCTTCACCGGTGACAGCTCGCTGCGCGGCCGGCCGATGGGACGGGTTCTGGATCCGCTGGCCCGCATGGGCGCGACGTGGCTCGGCCGCGACAAGGGCCGTCTGCCGCTGACGCTGAAAGGCGGGAACCTTCGCGGCCTCAACTACACCCTGCCGATGGCGTCGGCCCAGGTGAAGTCGGCCGTTCTGCTGGCGGGCCTGCACGCCGAAGGCGGCGTCGAGGTCATCGAGCCTGAAGCCACCCGTGACCACACCGAGCGCATGCTGCGCGCGTTCGGGGCCGAAGTGATCGTCGAGGATCGCGTTGTCGGCGAGAAGACCATCCGCCACATCCGTCTGCCCGAAAGCCAGAAGTTGACCGGAACGCACGTGGCCGTGCCGGGTGATCCGTCTTCCGCGGCCTTCCCGCTGGTGGCCGGCCTGATCGTCCCGGGTTCCGAGGTCACGGTCGAGGGCGTGATGCTCAACGAACTGCGCACCGGTCTTTTCACCACCCTGCGGGAGATGGGCGCCGACCTGGTGATCTCGAACCGTCGGATGTCGAGCGGCGAAGAGGTCGGCGACATCACCGCGCGCCATTCCAAGCTCAAGGGCGTCGTCGTCCCGCCCGAGCGCGCCCCGGCGATGATCGACGAGTATCCGATCCTGGCCATCGCCGCCGCCTTCGCCGAGGGTGACACCGTCATGCGCGGCGTCGGCGAGATGCGCGTCAAGGAAAGCGATCGCATCGCCCTGACCGCCGCCGGCCTCGAAGCCTGCGGCGTCGATGTCGAGGAGGAGCCCGAGGGCTTCATCGTGCACGGCACGGGCCAGCCGCCGCGCGGCGGCGCGACGGTGGAGACCCACGGCGACCACCGGATCGCCATGAGCCATCTGATCCTGGGCATGGCAGCCCAGGCGCCGGTGGCGGTCGACGAGCCGGGCATGATCGCCACCAGCTTCCCAGGCTTCGCCGACTTGATGCGTGGCCTGGGCGCGACGCTGGCGGAAGCCTGA
- a CDS encoding TIGR02300 family protein produces MANPDLGAKQICPNCQSKFYDLNRRPAVCPKCGEQFDPEEALKSRRVRARAITPDYESDEEKEPVAPKEEDGFEDEVDETPEIDEAAEADVVETDDEDAEPGAAPAGDADLGVDFAEDDDLAEDEADDVPFLEDEDDDDILDEEIEGLPGEGDDD; encoded by the coding sequence TTGGCCAATCCCGACCTGGGCGCAAAACAAATCTGCCCCAACTGCCAGTCGAAGTTCTATGACCTCAACCGCCGTCCGGCCGTTTGCCCCAAGTGCGGCGAGCAGTTCGACCCGGAAGAGGCTCTGAAGTCGCGCCGCGTCCGCGCCCGCGCCATCACGCCGGACTACGAGTCCGACGAGGAAAAGGAGCCCGTCGCCCCGAAGGAGGAGGACGGCTTCGAGGACGAGGTCGACGAGACCCCGGAAATCGACGAGGCGGCTGAGGCCGACGTCGTCGAGACCGACGACGAGGACGCCGAACCCGGCGCCGCGCCCGCCGGCGACGCCGACCTCGGCGTTGATTTCGCCGAGGACGACGATCTCGCCGAAGACGAGGCCGACGACGTTCCGTTCCTGGAGGACGAGGACGACGATGATATCCTCGACGAGGAAATCGAAGGCCTGCCCGGCGAGGGCGACGACGACTGA
- a CDS encoding Hsp20 family protein: MTRTILFDSPFLLGFEHTRDLIERAAKAASESYPPYNVEQAENGGVRITLAVAGFSPEQLQVTVEGGQLIVAGKRDADGRSDAERAFLHRGIAARGFVRTFVLAEGMEAQAATLEHGLLHIDLARPEPERLIRRIPIRSAG; this comes from the coding sequence ATGACCCGGACGATTCTGTTCGACAGCCCCTTCCTGTTGGGCTTCGAGCACACCAGAGACCTGATCGAGCGCGCGGCCAAGGCCGCGTCCGAAAGCTATCCGCCCTACAATGTCGAGCAGGCCGAGAACGGTGGGGTGCGTATCACCCTGGCCGTGGCGGGCTTCTCGCCAGAGCAGCTTCAGGTGACGGTCGAGGGCGGTCAGCTGATCGTAGCGGGCAAGCGCGACGCCGATGGCCGAAGCGACGCAGAGCGCGCCTTCCTGCATCGTGGGATCGCCGCGAGGGGCTTCGTGCGCACCTTTGTCCTCGCCGAGGGCATGGAGGCGCAGGCCGCCACCTTGGAACATGGGCTTCTGCACATCGATCTGGCGCGCCCCGAACCCGAGCGCCTGATCAGGCGCATTCCGATCCGCAGCGCGGGCTGA
- a CDS encoding DUF1150 family protein, producing MTPNTHRSPLFTSEAFAALGAPDLVYVRPIKAAEVLADAPEGVEDFNLSPDQTLYAVCRADGARLAVLIDRDTAIAAALAHELAPVSVH from the coding sequence ATGACGCCTAACACCCATCGCAGCCCGCTTTTCACGAGCGAAGCTTTCGCGGCCCTTGGCGCCCCTGACCTCGTCTATGTGCGACCGATCAAGGCCGCTGAAGTGCTCGCCGACGCGCCGGAAGGCGTGGAGGACTTCAATCTCTCTCCCGATCAAACACTTTACGCTGTCTGCCGCGCGGACGGCGCGCGCCTGGCCGTCTTGATCGACCGCGACACCGCTATCGCGGCCGCCCTGGCGCACGAACTGGCGCCCGTGTCGGTCCACTAG
- a CDS encoding PTS sugar transporter subunit IIA, whose translation MTIGDLLDPGAVALRAGAPGKRQALSLVADVAARVLGVDADSTLEGLLDREAAGSTGVGEGVAIPHARVEGVDRVRAVVLRLDTPVPFDALDDKPVDLMVALFAPLDASAQHLRALARVARVLRQPEIRSALRQAKSADAIHVLLTQEAASTAA comes from the coding sequence ATGACGATTGGCGATCTTCTGGATCCGGGGGCGGTGGCGTTGCGCGCCGGCGCGCCTGGCAAGCGCCAAGCGCTTTCGCTGGTCGCCGATGTCGCCGCGCGCGTGTTGGGCGTCGACGCCGACTCGACCCTCGAAGGTCTGCTTGATCGAGAAGCCGCCGGGTCCACCGGGGTCGGCGAAGGAGTCGCCATCCCGCACGCTCGCGTCGAAGGCGTGGACAGGGTCAGAGCTGTCGTCCTTCGCCTGGATACGCCCGTTCCCTTTGATGCGCTCGACGACAAGCCCGTCGACTTGATGGTGGCGCTCTTCGCGCCGCTGGACGCGAGCGCTCAACATTTGCGGGCCCTGGCGCGCGTCGCGCGCGTGCTGCGTCAGCCGGAAATCCGCTCCGCCCTGCGCCAAGCCAAGTCGGCCGACGCCATACATGTCCTCCTGACCCAGGAGGCCGCCAGCACGGCCGCCTGA